A section of the Nitrospirota bacterium genome encodes:
- a CDS encoding type IV pilus twitching motility protein PilT, with the protein MKIDEYLKALVERGGSDLHLKVGRPPLMRIKGELMPTEYPPLGKDEIKEFLLPILSDSQIKKFEAERELDFSYFVEGLARFRGNMFYQMGSMGAVFRAIPMEIKTLDQLALPEVFKELVFRNQGIILVTGPTGSGKSTTLAAMIDHLNENRPLHIITIEDPLEFVHKDKKCTINQREIGFDTLSFSAALKRALRQDPDVILVGEMRDAETITIAMTAAETGHLVFSTLHTNDAKQSIDRIIDTFPPEQQHQVRMQLAMTLCATVSQRLIKSADGKSRVAVIEVMINTPSIRKMIEEGKTGAIDKMIHDSASLYKMQTMNQHLLQLAKNGVITKEDALSVSNNPNDLRIMFQTQMSGADAQKPSSGNPGASESGRTYGK; encoded by the coding sequence ATGAAAATAGACGAATATCTGAAGGCGCTTGTGGAAAGGGGCGGCTCAGACCTTCACCTTAAGGTCGGCAGACCGCCTCTTATGAGGATAAAGGGAGAACTTATGCCTACTGAATATCCTCCTTTAGGCAAAGATGAGATAAAAGAGTTTTTACTCCCGATACTCTCGGATTCCCAGATTAAAAAATTTGAGGCTGAACGCGAGCTTGACTTCTCATATTTTGTTGAAGGGCTTGCAAGGTTCAGGGGCAACATGTTTTACCAGATGGGGTCCATGGGTGCGGTTTTCAGGGCCATTCCCATGGAAATCAAGACGCTGGACCAGCTTGCGCTCCCTGAGGTCTTTAAAGAACTCGTATTCAGAAATCAGGGGATAATCCTTGTCACCGGACCCACGGGAAGCGGAAAATCAACCACGCTTGCCGCCATGATAGACCACTTAAACGAAAACCGTCCGCTCCATATAATAACCATTGAAGACCCTCTTGAGTTCGTTCATAAGGACAAAAAATGCACGATAAACCAGCGCGAGATAGGGTTTGACACGCTTTCATTCTCTGCGGCATTAAAACGGGCGTTAAGGCAGGATCCTGACGTCATACTCGTAGGCGAAATGCGGGATGCCGAAACCATTACTATTGCGATGACTGCCGCTGAGACAGGCCACCTCGTTTTCAGCACGCTTCATACAAACGATGCGAAGCAGTCCATAGACCGCATAATTGATACATTCCCGCCGGAGCAGCAGCATCAGGTCAGGATGCAGCTTGCAATGACCCTGTGCGCCACAGTGTCGCAGAGGCTGATTAAGAGCGCAGACGGCAAGAGCAGAGTGGCGGTCATTGAAGTAATGATCAACACGCCTTCCATCAGGAAAATGATAGAGGAAGGAAAGACAGGCGCCATTGACAAGATGATTCATGACTCAGCCTCTTTGTATAAAATGCAGACAATGAACCAGCACCTCCTCCAGCTTGCAAAAAACGGCGTCATCACAAAAGAAGACGCCTTAAGCGTAAGCAATAATCCCAATGACCTCAGGATAATGTTCCAAACTCAGATGTCCGGCGCAGATGCTCAAAAGCCCTCATCCGGCAATCCGGGCGCCTCAGAATCCGGCAGGACGTATGGAAAATAA
- a CDS encoding cyclic nucleotide-binding domain-containing protein, translating into MENNLSLLKAIPIFSGIKDEALHLLASLLKDEWVQKNDFIIREGDHSNMMYIIHSGAAEVRKVINREAGKYKTLAILEQGDIFGEMGVFGGEYRSADVVAREDTVLWRMDYNDFFKVIEADAADGVKLLRVIITILIERVKAQNTELATLYEIGRLVPEINDIKKLAEVVFKQVMNDATPAKMGFIALWNQFNDEFDVYNSSNIDNACSVEKTDPLSERIFENKAPFLIKDLAEHPEFEGRYYSASSFIVSPFVHEDEVLGFVFLGSPETKNAFTYNHMILLSTVCSQIAVRLKEIERKTEDAYKKRLADARL; encoded by the coding sequence ATGGAAAATAACTTAAGTCTGCTCAAGGCCATACCTATTTTTTCAGGAATAAAAGACGAAGCTCTGCACCTGCTGGCATCACTTTTAAAAGATGAATGGGTTCAAAAAAACGACTTCATCATCCGCGAAGGCGACCACTCCAATATGATGTATATAATCCATTCAGGCGCAGCAGAGGTCAGAAAGGTGATTAACCGTGAAGCCGGCAAATACAAGACTCTTGCAATACTTGAACAGGGTGATATTTTCGGTGAGATGGGGGTTTTCGGCGGTGAGTACCGGTCTGCGGATGTCGTTGCAAGAGAGGATACGGTGCTCTGGAGAATGGATTATAATGATTTTTTCAAAGTCATAGAGGCAGATGCCGCAGACGGCGTTAAACTGCTTCGGGTTATAATCACAATCCTTATTGAAAGGGTAAAGGCCCAGAACACAGAACTTGCCACATTATACGAGATAGGCCGTCTGGTGCCTGAGATTAACGACATAAAAAAACTGGCGGAAGTGGTCTTTAAGCAGGTTATGAATGATGCAACGCCTGCCAAAATGGGTTTTATCGCCTTATGGAATCAGTTTAATGACGAGTTTGACGTTTACAATTCATCTAATATAGATAATGCGTGCAGCGTAGAGAAGACAGACCCGCTTTCTGAAAGGATTTTTGAAAACAAAGCGCCGTTTTTAATCAAGGACCTTGCGGAACACCCGGAATTTGAGGGCAGATATTATTCAGCCAGTTCCTTCATAGTTTCGCCGTTTGTGCATGAAGATGAAGTGCTGGGTTTTGTATTCTTAGGCAGCCCGGAGACAAAGAATGCATTTACTTATAATCATATGATTCTTCTTTCCACGGTCTGCAGCCAGATTGCCGTGCGGCTCAAGGAGATAGAAAGAAAGACTGAGGATGCTTACAAAAAACGGCTTGCAGATGCAAGGCTCTGA
- the rpmE gene encoding 50S ribosomal protein L31, giving the protein MKEGIHPEYKEAKAVCACGETFTTRSTKPSIHVDICSKCHPFFTGKQKLVDAEGRVEKFKRKYAKK; this is encoded by the coding sequence GTGAAAGAAGGAATTCATCCCGAATACAAAGAGGCAAAGGCGGTCTGCGCATGCGGAGAGACTTTTACTACAAGGTCAACAAAGCCGTCAATACATGTGGACATCTGCTCAAAATGCCATCCTTTCTTTACCGGAAAGCAAAAGCTGGTTGATGCTGAAGGAAGGGTTGAGAAGTTTAAGAGAAAATACGCAAAGAAGTAG